One region of Sebastes fasciatus isolate fSebFas1 chromosome 1, fSebFas1.pri, whole genome shotgun sequence genomic DNA includes:
- the LOC141772381 gene encoding vimentin, translated as MRAASYTQKSLQVSGSGGRVRVQSPSPSRCRGSSYDSRGRAGYRSTAVELGTEIHQQHANEKEEMQELNVKFAGYIEKVQALEQRNAALHAELAALQSRYKSGPTGIGEEYELRFKEVRELIEALTNEKGAADIERGYIEEEVEVWRLKLEEEMALKEEAEMILREFRQDVDGATLQKAELEKRIEQLVAEIEFLKKLHDEEVADLMKQIEDSKITAELDGDRPDLAAYLRNMRAEIESVAARNVQEAEKWYKSKFDTLKEHAGKNEEQMKTMKDEITTFHTQVTELQNQIDGMRARNSAMEQQLEDMEMSHMDKVESLEGVIAQLETQLCETKLEMTKYLHDYQELLHIKLKLDAEIATYRKLLEGEESRLGIAKDV; from the coding sequence ATGAGAGCCGCGTCTTACACCCAGAAGAGCCTGCAGGTCAGCGGCTCCGGCGGCAGAGTGAGGGTTCAGAGCCCGTCGCCTTCCCGCTGCCGTGGATCCTCATATGACAGCCGGGGGCGCGCCGGTTATCGCAGCACCGCCGTCGAGTTGGGCACAGAGATACACCAGCAACATGCCAACGAGAAGGAGGAGATGCAGGAACTCAACGTCAAGTTTGCAGGATACATCGAGAAGGTCCAGGCACTAGAGCAGAGAAACGCCGCTCTTCATGCTGAGCTGGCTGCGCTGCAGAGCCGCTACAAGAGCGGCCCCACAGGCATCGGAGAAGAATATGAGCTCAGGTTTAAAGAGGTGCGGGAGCTGATTGAGGCCCTGACTAATGAGAAGGGAGCAGCTGATATCGAGCGAGGCTACATTGAAGAAGAGGTTGAAGTGTGGAGACtaaagctggaggaggagatggcactcaaagaggaggcagagatgatactgagggagttTCGCCAGGACGTCGACGGCGCCACGCTGCAGAAGGCCGAGCTGGAGAAGCGTATAGAGCAACTGGTGGCCGAGATAGAGTTCCTCAAGAAGCTGCACGATGAAGAGGTGGCTGACCTCATGAAGCAGATCGAGGACTCAAAGATTACCGCAGAGCTGGATGGGGATCGGCCTGACCTGGCTGCTTATCTGCGCAACATGCGCGCAGAGATCGAATCTGTCGCCGCCCGCAACGTCCAGGAAGCCGAGAAGTGGTACAAGAGCAAGTTCGACACCCTCAAGGAGCACGCCGGCAAAAATGAGGAGCAAATGAAGACCATGAAAGACGAGATTACGACCTTCCACACCCAAGTGACAGAGCTGCAGAACCAGATCGACGGGATGCGGGCTCGCAACTCAGCCAtggagcagcagctggaggacATGGAGATGTCCCACATGGATAAAGTGGAGAGCCTCGAGGGTGTCATCGCTCAGTTGGAGACCCAGCTCTGCGAAACCAAACTGGAGATGACCAAGTATCTCCATGACTACCAGGAACTGCTGCACATTAAGCTCAAGCTGGACGCGGAGATCGCCACCTACAGGAAGCTGCTGGAAGGGGAGGAGTCTAGGCTTGGAATTGCCAAAGATGTCTAA